The Atribacterota bacterium DNA window TATGGAGTGAGAAGGTCGCTGATATGTACAGCTTATTAATAAAAAAAGGCCTGGTAAGTTTGAAAAACAAACAAACCAGGCCTTTTAAAATTAAAGGCACTAAAATTATAAAAAGCCCTTATGCGGACTTAATGTTTACGTGGATTCCACTCTTTCCAGACATTTCCGGTTAATGCTGGTGAAGGTTTTAATGTTACTCCACCTTCAGTCCATCCGGAAGGCATAACTTCACCTGTTTTCTGATGGTGTTGGTATGCCTTAATCTGGCGAAGAAGCTCTGCAGGATTTCTTCCAACTGGTGGACTTAAAATCTCCGCTGCCTGTATAATTCCTTCAGGATCAATTAAAAATCTTCCGCGGACATTTGTCCCGGAATTTTCATCATATACCTCATAAAGTGTTCCGATAGCCCCTCCCTGATCTGATACCATTGGGAACGGTATATCATTGCCGACCATTTTACTAAGTTCAGTCTCATTCCAGATTTTGTGTGAATGCACACTGTCTGTGCTTACAGAAAGTACCTCTACATTTAATTCTTGAAGTTTATCATAGCTCACGGCTATGTGTGAAATTTCGGTTGGTCAGACATAGGTAAAATCACCTGGATAAAAACATAAAACAACCCATTTGCCAAGATAATCTTCTAAAGACACTTTCTTGTATTTTCCCTGATGAAAAGCCATTCCAGAGAAGTTAGGTGCCTTTTTAGTAACTAACATATACATCAACTCCTTTCATAATTAATATTAAATAGTATTAATTACAATTTAACATTGTTAATCATAAAAGTCAATAATGATATTAATGAAACAGAAAATAATATGGATGTCTAAATATTAAAGAATATTATTATCATAACAAATTTAATGTGAATAAAAGGTAGTTTATATAGGCAAAAACCATTATAAAACCACACCGCCGACGAAAATTATTTTTGCACATATAGGAAAACAATAATGTTATGCTGACAATTAATAGAACAAAGGGTAAGTGTAAATATAAAATACTGCCATACACAGGTATGGGCAATATAGTTGATGATACCCCTATTACCAGGATAACATTAAGAATATTGGCCCCCAAAATATTACCAATAGAAATATCATATGCCTTCTTTCTCAAAGAGGTTATTGATGTCATTAGTTCAGGCAATGATGTTCCAAAAGCTGTCATAGTTAAACCTATAATAATATCAGGCACTCCTAAAAAGATAGCAATTTTTTCTCCATTGGTTATTAACAATCTGGAACCTGAAAGTGTTAACAGAAGACCAAAGGAAAACATAAACAATTTCAATAATATTTTTTTTGTATCTATATTTTTTTCTTTATTATCTATATTTTGATTTGTTTTGTTGTTATAGATACTATTTTGGACATTTTTATATAAATACCAAACCAGAATCCCTAAAAGTATAATACCTGTAAAACGTGATATTTCACCATAGGTAAAACTCACAAAAGCGATGAGCAGTAAGAGCAGCATTAAAAGGATTCCATTTTGATGAAACTCTTTCTTATTTGTAATTTTAGGGCGTGACACAATAATAATTATTGCCAGGATTAGCCCGGTATTACAGATAATAGAACCAAGGGCATTTCCTATAGCTATTTCAGTATTACCGTGTATTGCTGCACCCGCAGAAACCATGAGCTCGGGTAATGTTGTGCCTAAACTAACCAAGGTAGCACCAATTATTATATCGGGTATTTTTGTTATTTTAGTGAACCAGATTACTGAATCAATAAAAATATCACTGCCTTTTATAATCATTACAAAGCCTATAAGAAATAATACAAAAGGGAAAAGATAATCTAACAACTAATACACATCCTTCTTTTGAAATATTAATAAAATAAAAAAGACTTTTACTGCAGAATGTCCGCAATAAAAGTCTTGCTTTCATAAAGTATTATGAAATACCAACCGGGTTAATAAAACCGTACTGACGACTGGTAAAATAACTCAAAAATATGAGTTACAAGCTACTCCCTTTTTTAACGCCAATTAGTATTATATATTATGAATCAATAAAA harbors:
- the prxU gene encoding thioredoxin-dependent peroxiredoxin (Most members of this family contain a selenocysteine.) — encoded protein: MLVTKKAPNFSGMAFHQGKYKKVSLEDYLGKWVVLCFYPGDFTYVUPTEISHIAVSYDKLQELNVEVLSVSTDSVHSHKIWNETELSKMVGNDIPFPMVSDQGGAIGTLYEVYDENSGTNVRGRFLIDPEGIIQAAEILSPPVGRNPAELLRQIKAYQHHQKTGEVMPSGWTEGGVTLKPSPALTGNVWKEWNPRKH
- a CDS encoding calcium/sodium antiporter — encoded protein: MLDYLFPFVLFLIGFVMIIKGSDIFIDSVIWFTKITKIPDIIIGATLVSLGTTLPELMVSAGAAIHGNTEIAIGNALGSIICNTGLILAIIIIVSRPKITNKKEFHQNGILLMLLLLLIAFVSFTYGEISRFTGIILLGILVWYLYKNVQNSIYNNKTNQNIDNKEKNIDTKKILLKLFMFSFGLLLTLSGSRLLITNGEKIAIFLGVPDIIIGLTMTAFGTSLPELMTSITSLRKKAYDISIGNILGANILNVILVIGVSSTILPIPVYGSILYLHLPFVLLIVSITLLFSYMCKNNFRRRCGFIMVFAYINYLLFTLNLL